A window of Marmota flaviventris isolate mMarFla1 chromosome 11, mMarFla1.hap1, whole genome shotgun sequence genomic DNA:
tggtgcatacttatAGTCCCaactacccaggaggctgagtggggaggatggcttgagcccaggagttcacaccagcctcagcaacatagttggatcctgtcttaaaaaaaaaaaaagatattttatgatattgaaatgattttttgaTCCTAGTGACAAACATTTCCAGGCTGCAAATGATGGTGTATTGCACCAAATTCTAGATCCCCAGTTGTGGATTTAGTGGTATGCCAAGGAATACAGAGCTGACAACATCCCTGATGAATAAGCACCTGGATCCCACTGTACCTGAAACTGCCATGTTAGAACATCCTAGTCATAACAAATCCCCTTTTCTCATAAACTAATTTGCAACTGAGACCTAATGGATATATGGATTTctgtcttgcctttttttttccttatttgctttctctattcctacttctctctctccctccctctcttccttccttcctatctccctctctctttcttcctctctcttttaatTTGCTTCCCTATAAAAATTCATAtgctcactttaaaaaatttaaaacacactgAATCAATCTTTAGAAGAAAAgttacatgggctggggatgtggctcaagcagtagcgcgctcgcctggcatgcgtgcggcccgggttcgatcctcagcaccacatacaaacaaagatgttgtgtccgccgataactaaaaaataaatattaaaatttaaaaaaagaagaagaaaagttacaGACCCTCTTCTCCAAGGGAAgtgggagagggaagaaaaggaggaaagttaACAATCCTATTACCAAGAGGCGACATCTCAGGAGATTGCCTTcctagcttttctttctttctttctttctttcttttttctttctttctttatcattaTACGATATTGTAGataccattttcatttcttttttcattattttttgtagttgtagatagactgcctttattttatttttctgtggtgctgaggatcaaacccagtgcctcactgtgctcagtgagcactctgccactgagccacagccaagCCCTGTAGACACAATTTTCTGTCAACTTCTTTtctcttgacattttaaaataagcttatttTATAGCTTATTTTCCCCCATTATTCAAAACTACTTGTAGTTCTGGAAGGAAGGGCACATGCCCCACAATAAACATTAATGTGTTAATTCCAGAAAGGGTGGCTGCACTAAAAATGGATTGGAGAATACAGTGAGCCTAGAACAcgtctatatatttaaaaagaatcttcagggctggagttgtggctcagtggtagagcactcacctagcatgtgtgcaccctgggttcgatcctctgtaccacataaaactaaatataggtattgtgtccaactacaactaaaaataaatattaaaaataataatagaatcttCAATCattggcgcacacctgtaatcccagcaattagggaggctgagccaggaagacTCCAAGGTAGAGGCCAGCCTGAgctatttagtgagaccctatctcaaaaaaagaactgggaggtAACTTTgtggtagagttcccctgggatggatggatggatgggtgagaatggatagataggtagatagatagatattcagTTCTTTGTAAACATTGCTCTGTCCCCTGAGTGGTTATACTGTTAGTCACTTGCCCACTTCCTGACTGTCAAATACGTGGCATGTTTCTAATTGTTTATTCTGCTCAATATCACTACTGTGTACATCTTCGAGTCTATTCTAACTTTATACCTTGGATGGTTCTTGTCAGTGGAATTTCtagttaaaaaatatgtataggtctgggattgtggctcagcgtagagcgctcgcctagcatgagcgggacccgggttcgattctcagcaccacataaaaataaagacactgtgttgtgtccatctacacctaaaaaataaatattaaaaaaaatatatatatatattgttttggaTCGTGATATGTTGAGCCAAAATGCTTTCCATAATCATACAACTGTCCACCCTTTGCTGACCCCACCTACTAATGCCAGTGACCTCCTTAGCCAAGGCACATCCCCCTTCTGCTTGGTGCTGACAGGGGTACCACAAGTCCAGCCTTCCTCTGCCATAGGAGGAGGAGGCCCCTGCCGGATTCCAAGAGCCCAGCTGTGCAATATGTTCCCAAAGGAAtccatcatttgtttagttcAGCAAATATTCCCTGAATCCTAGTGAGGGTCTGCGTTGTGCAAGATCAGCTTTTTCTGGACATTAATGTCCTTCAATAGGCTAATGGGCTCTATTGAAAAAAATCCAGGTCAAATAAATTTAGAAGGAATGGCATGTTAGCCCTTCCTCTTGGAGTCACAGCACCCCTCAGTATGTTAAAAGCCCAGAAAACACCAGCACTGCACGAAACAGGGTGGATCTCACCTCCTGTTTCTTGGCACATCTTGGGACAGAGACACCAAGCTGCACAACATGAGGGTCTCACCACTTATCCACAAGCCTCACAGAACAATTAGGTTAGTTCAATGGCCATGTTTGGCTGTGAGGCATGGATGGGAAGGCAGGAAGGTCAGCAGACCAGAAATCACTGTGGgctggagaagagggaaagggggcTCTAAGCAAAGGATGCAAGGTGGGCCACTGGGAGTGACTAGGCCAGGACTCTGCAACCTGTTGAAAGACGGCCCATAGATGTCACAGCCTCCCCTGATGCTCATTCACCTCTCTATTTTCCTTCCAATCTGGAAACACACCAGGAAAGGGGTCCCCAGCCATGCCCTTTCCTCAAGCTATCTTTGCTGAGGAGGCCTGGAGGCCTTGTAGACTGGAGTGTGGAGCCCTGCATTCTTCCTGTGTACTGATGAGAACTCCTTCAGTTTCAGATAACAGATAATCCAATCTGAAACAACCTAAACTAAGAGGAGAGTTACTGGTTTGTATAACTGAAAAGTCCTGAGATGGATCTAGAGCTTCAGGGACAACTGGACTCAGGGGCTCAAACAGTGTCATCAGAACTTAAGATTTCTCTCTGCTGCTTGGCTCAGCTCTGCTCCTCTCTGAGTGACCTGCATCTAAATCCTCAAGGGACAAAACCAAATGTTCTTTGCTTTCTAGCAacttgataaaaacaaaaacaaacaaacaaaaaacccagggCTCACTCTGATTGGATGACTTGGGTCATATGCCAACTCTGAACCCATCAGTGTGGCCAGTGGGCTCAGGGCACTGATTGGCCAGGATCAAGCCATATGTTCCACCCTGGAGTTTGCTGAGAATGGGAAGAGGAAAGTTCTCTGGAAAGAAAACTGGATACTGCCTGCAGTGATTATTGCTAGGAGGATAGTGAGGGGATAGCTGCTGGAGGTAAAAACAATAGGTGCCCCTAGTGCCTTCTGGAACCCTCCCCCACAGCTCCTACTGCTCCTTGCCAAAAGCCTCACAGCTGAGGTCTCCCCCACCAACAGGCCCACATGAAATGAGATTGTCTCAAGTGACCACCTGGCACTTGTGCTATGAGCAGCAGCTCTGCTGGAGAGCCCATGGAGGCATGCTCCCTCCAGCCTGGCCTCAGCTGTGATCAGGACTTCATGGAATCCAAACCAGCCCCCAACTGCCAGGACTTTTCTGCAAATAATGCACCTAGCACTCACCCAGCTTGTAAAGAAAATGGGCCAGGTGATTTTAAGAAGTTTCCGTTGTGTTTCCTAAGTTGAGCTTATACCGCCTCTCAGAGTTCAGCCAAGACCCTGCCAGCACAAGGTCTCCCAAATGGAGGGCCTTAGGGAATGATTCTCCACCCTTTCCTGGCTGGCCCTGCCCTTGTCTATAAGGGCTTGGAGGACAAGCAGCCACACTACAAATGGGAGCACACCTGTAGCAGGCTCAGGCTGCTGGACAGCTGGGCAGAGTCAAGAGGAAGTTGGCCTGCAAGACCTAACCGGACTGAGGTAGGCTCCAAGTAAagctgagcccagggtttgctgTCCCTATGAAGCAGTTTTTACCAGGAGGGGACCACAGAGTGGCCAAGAGCCTGAGGCAGGCAGGGCTGGCCCATATCCAGGACACAGGCTTGGAGAAGAAGGTTGACAACAGCAGGCGAGGCAGTGGGGCCCAGGAAGGACTAGAGGCTGAGTGAGGATCCTGACCCCTGGGATCCTGCCAACAGTGCAGGAGAGATCGTGCCAGATTCTGGCACTTGGGCCTGGGAAAGTATGGTAGGCAGCTCAGAGATAGCCAAGCAGTTCATCTGGGGGCCCCTGACCCCCAATTTCCAGTTACAGTGATTCAGGGCCCTCAAGCTACAATCATAGCAAAGCCCACAGTGAGAAGGACATGTGGCATCCTACCAAAGTTGCTCATGAGCTATCGAGCATCCATCCCCAGAGCTGGGTCAGCCCAGGGAGTGCACCATGCACACAGCATTTGAATGAGGCTGAACAAGAGGGCACGTGGTCACAATGCTGAGCACTAAAGGAGCCCAGGGATCCAGAATCCAGGGTAGTTCATAACCCCAGAGATGGCAACCCTGGACCCCAGCTCTAGCTCTGGGGAGGCCTATGGTTTCCTCTCCAGGAAAAGAAGGACCAGGTCCCTAGGCTGGGGCACCAGCTCCCCagagggaagggatgggaaatGACATTGACTTGCCTCTGACTGGGTTCTGGCAACAGAGAGGGAATAAGGACTTGTAGAGGGGAGAGTACTAGAGGGTGACTGAGGCCATCTCTTCTCTGGGACCAGGGAACTAAAGGGCTCTTTCCTGTACTAAACAGAATATAGGAGCCCCCTGCTGTTTTTCTGTGTCCACCAGAGGGCGCCCGTCCCTTGCTAATCTCCTAACTTGGGCTCCTTGGGAGGTCCTGTCCTGCTGCAGGGGGCTTTGGGAATGGGATCAACGTGACCCTGGATCCACTGGACAGATACTCACACAACGGTTAAACACATACTAAGCTCATAACCAGGGCAAGTGTGTTCTGTCTGGGGCAGCAAGGGCTATTCTAGAACACAACTTTTGTGGAGTGAGGGCCTATAACTGGGACTGAGGATGCAGCACCTCAACAAGGCAGACCTGGGTCCTAGCTCATGCTTCATCCTGTTGCCATTTTGCAGAGGAGATTGAGGCCTCAACATGGCTGCCCCTTCCATGTCTAGACTTAGGTTAAGCTTCTTTCATCCCTTCTGGGTAGTGGTTCACAGCAGGGCTGTAACCTGAAGGAGTTGGGTGAGACTTCATGCATTGCTTGCTTCATGCGGCCTTTGTAGCACTTCACCTGCTTTAGAGACTCAccctcctgggctctgggctTGGGAACATTCCAGGAATAAGCTGCTCTGGGCAGCAGAACAGACAGAGCCAGAGAGTCTAGGCTCCagagcccacccccaccccttttttcaGCATGTGTAGCCCAAGCTTTTGCAGGAGTAATGAGGTATGTGCTTGGGAGTTAGAGGGTCCCTTCTTCTAAAGCCTCAATCTGTCTCTGATCCTGGGGCAGCTGCTGGTGGGCAGCTCCATGTTGGACAGATAGCCTGGCACCTGAGCAGCCCAGAGAAGATGGCTAAGCTCTAGCCATAAGAAAGACAAACCCCTCCCAGGATTCTGGCATCTGGTGTGAAGCCCAAAGATGGGGAGAAAAGGTGTGGATGACACGGTACACATGGTGGAGATGGTACGTTGGGTCTGCAGGAGATGGGCACTATAGGGGCTCTCCTAAATGCACCTATTTCTCTTGGTCGCAGCACCTCACCTTAACTCTGATCCTCAAGCCTCTTCAGGACTCTCCAGGGAGTTTTCCTCCTTTAACCTGTGGCTTCCCCAAACATTACCTGGCTGGCTGTTTAGACCTTCTGTCCTGGCCCCTCCTTGCTCGAGCTTCACACACACTAACATCTGCCAGATCAGGAAGATGGCCAGTGCTTCCTGCTCCCAAATTTTCCACTTCCATTGCTGATTTAAATGCCACCACCCCAGGGAAGCCGACTACTTGAACTTCCTTGTTCATGTGCTTGTAGCCCCCTTGCCCATTGTGCAGCAGTGTCCAAAATCAATAGCATTGAGGAATTGTGGATGAATGTCCAGTTTCTTAAAAtttgcccctcccccaggccaTCTTAAAGACTTAATGACTCAATGCAAATGGTGGGGACCTGAGATGGTGGAAGGTGGGGAGACTCCAGCGTCTCCTCCCATCAGGAGAGTATGGGATCCCAggtgttatttaatattttagttgtaggtggacacaatacatttatttttatgtgatgaggatcaaacccagtgcctcatttcTTACAATAAATCAGTATGTCCCCCTACCCCAGTCAGCTCAAAGGTGAAGCAAGTCCCTTCAGGGTCAGAGGATTGTGGGGAGGGCAGGTGAGCATCCAGACACATGGATTCTCAAGTTCCCATACCCTACTCTGCCCACCAGCTGCCCCTGCCTGCTGGACAGTCATAGGTCCAACTCAGGGTACTTAAGTCTCCCCGACCCTTGCTGGCACCCAGCAGTGTCCCCCTGGGATCTACAGCTCCATGTCTCCTCCCATTGTGATTGCTGCAAAGCAGCCTGCCCCACCTCCTGTCCTTACAACCCAGATCTGAAAACCTGAATGGCCCAATACTGCCTCCTGTGTGCTCAAGGGGCATAGTCTGCCAAATTAATCAGGGCCCTAAACATAGAAGATAAAAGGGATAATACCATGTTATCACTAGAGAAGCCACTAGGGGGTGAGGTGACCAGCCCTACAGTATTACAAAGCCACCACTGGGATGAGTCTGCACCAGTTCCCACTTGGCCTGTGCTTTACAGAATGGCTGATCTACATCTAGCCTACTTCTTCAGTGTCTGGGGATTCTTCTTTCCAGGGCAGAGACCCATTTTTTGGCACCCAGACAAGACCTCTTGGTATAATCAATACTAATCCATTAAACAGCCCCCACTTCATCCCATGGCTCCACCACCCATTGGCCAGGATCCAGCTGCAGCCTGGCCCAGACCACACCCCAAAAGCTGACTACAAAATAGTCCCTGGCCACTCACCAGGGATATTGGCCCTACATGAGTGTACCCTCCCCAGAAGCAATGCCTTCAACCCACTGAACCCAGGAAAGATCCTCCTAAGACCCCTCCCTGAAGACTGAAGACAAACAAACAGCAGACTTGAGACTACTTTGTTAGAACaactcagcaaaataaaattccGGTTTATTGTTGGACAACATTGTTTCACACATACATCAAACAggccaaaaaaataaacagcaactTCAtagacaaaaaaaggaaaaaaaaaaaagaaacctttttaTCTTTGGCCTTTTTAACCATCTCATACAAACCAACTACTTATAGTACAGCTAAagtacatacacaaaaaaagttaCTGGAATGCTCGGAATaagattgtttttttgttgttgtttttgctttttttacaaggttttttttctcctttgagatTATAATGAACATGGTCACACCACAAGTAAAGTCAGAAGTAGGACAGAGAACGCTCCAAAGGCTGGTTTGGTCATCCGAGATCATTAAAAATGGCTGACCCCTAacaatatgtacaaaaatataaaatgtaaataaaaaatacaaacaaattttccttttttaaagtacttttaagaaaaaaagcagggccttggaagttttggttcttttttcctcccctgtTGCAAATTCACGTTGTGGTTTTGGTTGGGTGGTGAAGAGCGCACGTCATCTGCGGGTGGCACTGCCCGTGGTGGGCGGGCGGGCGGGCCTCTCTACTCGAAGGTGACCACGTTTAGATTCTGAGACGGGAAGTGGAGGGTGAATAGGTCACGGtggccttttatttttagtttaacttttccttttttgctgtCTAGTCATCCTCATCGGTCTTCTGCTTCTTGGTATCAACATCATCATCCTGTGCAAAGAAACAGTTATCAAGGCATTGGTAGCTCCACAGCTAAATCCCCTTCCCATCTCCACTAAGATGTGATTCTCTGTGCTCATGGCTCCCCCCTCCACACTACCCTGTGATCATTCTCTCCAGCTTTGGTGCTATAGGTGAAGTTCAGCTAGAGGCAGATGAGGGAAACCACATCCCATCCCAAGCTAGAACCCACCTCGTCATCTTCAGCTGCCCGTTTGCCCgtagctgcctcagcctcctcatcttcatctccatCCTCTTCCTCACCTGGAGAGAACCAAGGGCCAGGTAAATCACTGACCACACTCTGCTTCCCAAGTGGACAGATCAAGGAACTACCCATGCAGCTGCACCCAGAGGCCAGACCAATACTTAAGTGATGGTAGGCTTTGGAAGCTGCAGAGGGCAATGTCCAATGGGAATGAGCAAGAGGGTGTGGCGCTGGCTGAAACAAGACCCTGCCTCTGCGGTACTAGCCCAGTTCCAGTTGCACATGGTCCACTTTTCCCAATATCCCAGTAGGTTACCAGAGACCAACAGACAAggtcaggaaaaggaaagagctaAGTAGAGACAAAACTACTCACcatcaccttcctcctcctcctcctcttcctcaccaccctcttcctcttcttcatctacCTCATTGTCAGCCTCCTGCTCCCCATTTTCCTCATTCTGCTCAACAAGAAAACGTTACAGTCAATAATAAGCCGGCCCCAAATTGGAAGAAAGCATGGCTCATGCTGCCACTCTGGATACTGCCCAATGCTTCCATAGTCCAACCATCTAGGAGAATCCCTGCTCAACACCCTCACCATGCTACATGAAAAACCATAACAGGAACTGCTCTGTACTTAGCCTCCTTCCAACCGGAGCCAAGCccaaatttaataagaaaaacatgaGGACAGGGAAAGCCAGGGGTCAGAGCCAGGTGGACACTCACAGCATTCCCATTAGCAGGGGCGTCTCTTCCATTCTCTGCCTCCTCCAcaacttccttcttctcctttaagTCCTTCAAAAGGGAAGAGGGAACCAATTAGTCTTTTTGAGTAACCCAGGGCTGGCAAAGGGGCTAAGAACCACACACGTAGGAGGGTCACCTCTTACAACTGGGGAAGGGCTGTCACACAATTATGCCTGTGACCACATTTCCCATCAACTCCCAACCCTCGGATACACACTAAAGGACCTCACTGGCGATTCCcactgctccctgtgcctctcacTTAAAAATCCATGTGGCACACCAAGCCCTAAACCCGTCAGGCCGGGAGGACGGGACAGAACACTTGTCCTTACTCTCATCGAGGACTTGTTTCCAGCTCTAGCTCCGCCCCTCAACTCCTTCTTGGAAGGCAGCAGGTATgtgccataaataaataaggtaatgGAGGGAACCAGCCTGAGAAGGGAATGGCCAGCGGAGCACAGAGAGAGCCTAGGCCCTGACAGGCGCGGGTATCTGAAGAAACACCAGTCGCAAGGAAGTGACAACAACTGTCCCAAGAGGCTGCGCAATCTATTGCCTGGGGAAGCGCGCGCCTGTGCTGGGCCCGGCCAGCCTCCATTCTGGCTGTTGATACCCACTTGCCCACCGACAGCCCTCGCGATAGCTCAGCTCAGTGTCAGTGGAACCGAACCTCGGGTCGGACTCCACGAGGCTTGCGAGGGTAGCGGATTGTGAACGCTCTGTGACTTTCTCCACCCCGCGGGGCCCAGTTGGCTACCAATGCCACCAGGCATCCGACACACGGAGCTGAGCCGCTCAGCAGAGGTGCTCAGTAGAGGTCCACGGAAAGGTCCCAGGGCACCTGTAGGTCCTTAAGTTCCCGCCAGCAAGCGGGCCTTCGGGAACCCTGGAGCCGCCCGCTCCCGCCCCCTGGCGGCCAAAGCCCCGGGGagtgggtgggggcggggaggtaGCGGCGCGCAGGCGCACGGCCCCCGCCCGCCCGGCGAACTACGCGCGCGGGCCTCGGCACGCACCGCGCGCAGGAGCACGTGGCCCGGGGCCGCCAAGTGCCCCCGGGCCCCAGGAGACTCGCAGCCCGCGGGCAACTAGCCCTGCGGAGCGCGCGTGTCGCACGCCAGTTTCCTGGCCTCTCGACGCCCCCTGCCGCCACTCTGGCAGGCTGGACTTGTTGGCCTCAGTCTCTGCACTTGGCGGGCAAAGTCCCGCGGGAGGTCGCCCCAAAGTCGGCTGGGCCGTTTCAGTTATGGGACCGTCGAGGGGGCGCGCTCCCCAGTCCTGGCGGCCCTCGCAGGAATTCATCTAACAGGAAGGTGAATGAGAAGCGCCACGGGTGGTGGAGTGGGCTCCCCACACACCGGTCCCCGAGTCGGACCCAGAAGGGACTGAAGAGAACCCCTCCAGAGATCCCAGTCTTGAACTCTGCTCCACCAGGGGAGTCGCTCCTGGGAGAGCCGAAGGTGACGCCAGGGGCACATGGGTTAAGGAGACGCCAAGGTGACTCGCGCCAGGTCCCGAAGGGGCACGAGGGGCGAGGAATCGGGCCGAAAGGTTAAAAAGAAGACAGTCCCTTCTGAAAGGCCGTGCTCGCGCCGAGGGCGGAGACGCTCCCCAGGCCGAGCAGCGGGAGCCACCGGGCGCTGCAGCCGAGCTGCTACTGCCGCGCAGCACCTTCGCGCCGAGGGCAGCGAGCCCGCCGGGCGCCCTGGTGCTCCCCCACCCGGCCCCATCAGTCGGCGGCCGCGGCGTTCGCCCGCGGCTCCCCTGCCAGCCGCGCACACGGTGCTCTTAGGCAGCCGCGGGGGCGCCCACCGTCGCCCCACTGCTTCACTCACTTTCCGTTTCCTCCTCCAGCGCGTGGGCTCGCCTCCTCGGCCAAGGCGGGCACCGCTGAATTACTGAAGCTGGGCGACCGCTCCCGGCGCTCTCCCCACGGACGGCCCCCATCCCTGCTTCCCCGAGAGCCCAGGCGGAGACCCTTCACACCTCCGCGGAGACACCGACGTCGCGGCCGGCGGCCCGTCGCCCTACCCGCTTTGCCGCGGCTCACTCCGCATAAACCACCGCCTGCCCACTGCAGGGCGCGAAACCCGGCGGCCCGGCGCCGAACAAAGAGCAGCGCGGCCGGCGGGCGCTCACCACACTTTCCGCAGCCGGCCCGCGCCCGCACACGCGCCCCAGCACTTCCGATTCCCAACGCGCTCGAGTTTCAAAGTTATTTCCGTGCGCCGGGCCGGCAGaagaccccagcccag
This region includes:
- the Ptma gene encoding prothymosin alpha isoform X2 gives rise to the protein MDALQDLKEKKEVVEEAENGRDAPANGNANEENGEQEADNEVDEEEEEGGEEEEEEEEGDGEEEDGDEDEEAEAATGKRAAEDDEDDDVDTKKQKTDEDD
- the Ptma gene encoding prothymosin alpha isoform X3, which gives rise to MRDLKEKKEVVEEAENGRDAPANGNANEENGEQEADNEVDEEEEEGGEEEEEEEEGDGEEEDGDEDEEAEAATGKRAAEDDEDDDVDTKKQKTDEDD
- the Ptma gene encoding prothymosin alpha isoform X1, with translation MSDAAVDTSSEITTKDLKEKKEVVEEAENGRDAPANGNANEENGEQEADNEVDEEEEEGGEEEEEEEEGDGEEEDGDEDEEAEAATGKRAAEDDEDDDVDTKKQKTDEDD